One part of the Hydrogenobacter sp. T-2 genome encodes these proteins:
- a CDS encoding YggS family pyridoxal phosphate-dependent enzyme — protein MSCERLTYAEERALRACERAGRKREEVLLLGASKGVSADRLRKFFQCGLRVFGENRVQEFLKKWEALKDLPIDWHFIGRLQSNKVKYIIDKVSLIHSLDRHSLLEELSKRAENMGKVQEVLIEVNVGGEETKGGVEPRNLKSFFEVCLKDKNIKVLGLMCIPPYREDLEEVRPYFATLRKLRDELEEEFGVRLPHLSMGMSHDFETAIEEGATIVRVGTLIFGSRV, from the coding sequence ATGAGCTGCGAAAGGCTAACTTACGCAGAAGAGAGGGCTTTAAGAGCATGTGAGAGAGCTGGCAGGAAAAGGGAAGAAGTGCTTCTACTGGGAGCTTCTAAGGGAGTTTCTGCAGATAGGCTAAGGAAGTTTTTCCAATGCGGGCTTAGGGTCTTTGGTGAAAACAGGGTTCAAGAGTTTCTAAAAAAGTGGGAAGCCTTAAAAGACCTTCCTATAGACTGGCACTTTATAGGGAGGCTTCAAAGCAACAAGGTCAAATACATAATAGACAAGGTGAGCCTCATACACTCCCTTGACAGGCATAGCCTACTTGAGGAGCTTAGCAAAAGGGCGGAGAATATGGGAAAAGTTCAAGAGGTGCTTATAGAGGTAAACGTGGGCGGTGAGGAGACAAAGGGCGGGGTTGAGCCAAGGAACTTAAAGAGCTTTTTTGAAGTCTGTCTGAAAGACAAAAACATAAAAGTGTTAGGGCTTATGTGCATACCACCCTATAGGGAAGACCTCGAGGAGGTAAGACCATACTTTGCCACGCTTAGAAAACTAAGAGATGAGCTTGAAGAGGAGTTTGGAGTAAGGCTTCCTCATCTTTCCATGGGCATGTCCCATGACTTTGAAACCGCCATAGAAGAGGGTGCTACCATAGTGAGGGTGGGGACGCTAATTTTTGGGAGCAGGGTTTAA
- a CDS encoding peroxiredoxin family protein, whose protein sequence is MPLKVGEKAKDFELYDVEGNFHSLSEGEGYKLLVFYKVTCPTCQLTLPFVERLYKLYGHKVNFWGIAQDPDHAVHDFAKTYRLTFPQLIDYPNYQTSVDYHVEVVPTIYLINPKGYVDFVSNSFVKSDLKRLNESLAYISGQAPEDIFAGQRVPELKPG, encoded by the coding sequence ATGCCTTTAAAGGTTGGAGAGAAGGCTAAGGACTTTGAGCTTTACGATGTGGAAGGAAATTTTCACTCCCTGTCAGAGGGAGAGGGCTATAAGCTTTTGGTTTTCTACAAGGTTACCTGTCCAACTTGCCAATTGACACTGCCCTTTGTGGAAAGGCTATACAAACTGTACGGACATAAAGTTAACTTCTGGGGTATAGCCCAAGACCCAGACCATGCGGTGCATGATTTTGCAAAAACCTACAGGCTTACCTTCCCACAGCTTATAGACTATCCAAACTACCAAACCTCTGTGGACTACCATGTGGAGGTGGTGCCTACCATTTATCTTATAAACCCAAAGGGCTATGTAGACTTTGTTAGCAACTCTTTTGTAAAGTCAGACCTAAAAAGGCTCAACGAAAGCCTTGCATACATATCTGGTCAAGCTCCAGAGGATATTTTTGCAGGACAACGCGTTCCTGAGTTGAAGCCCGGCTGA
- a CDS encoding Maf family protein, with product MRLLILASESKRRVQILSMLGFKFLVVPSYIEEKHHSKPILTARRLAFKKAFTVWKDYKFATVLGADTVVVLGREILGKPKDKEEAIQMLRKLSGKWHRVITGVSVISPKGRYTFHDTAWVKFRAMSLKDIEEYVETGEPMDKAGAYAIQGIGARFVERIKGDFYTVMGLPASKTYEVLKNVLD from the coding sequence GTGAGACTTCTAATACTTGCCTCTGAATCAAAAAGAAGGGTTCAGATACTTAGTATGCTCGGCTTTAAGTTTTTGGTTGTGCCCTCCTACATAGAAGAGAAGCACCATAGCAAACCCATACTCACCGCAAGAAGGCTTGCCTTCAAGAAGGCTTTTACCGTTTGGAAGGACTACAAGTTTGCCACCGTTTTAGGAGCGGACACCGTAGTGGTCCTTGGGAGGGAAATACTTGGAAAGCCAAAGGACAAAGAGGAAGCTATACAAATGCTTCGCAAGCTCTCTGGAAAGTGGCACAGGGTTATAACGGGCGTTTCTGTTATATCTCCAAAGGGCAGGTATACCTTCCATGATACCGCATGGGTAAAGTTTAGAGCTATGAGTTTGAAGGATATTGAAGAGTACGTAGAAACGGGAGAGCCTATGGATAAGGCGGGTGCCTATGCAATTCAAGGTATAGGTGCGAGGTTTGTAGAGAGGATTAAGGGAGACTTTTACACTGTAATGGGTCTTCCTGCAAGCAAAACCTATGAGGTGCTTAAAAATGTTCTGGATTAG
- a CDS encoding metal-binding protein, translating into MALGRAHDFVNLLALPACLYFVPKDFYLPFVGGYLLGTFLLSPDLDLPRSKPSKRWKAMRFIWKPYQALSKHRGASHIPILGTFLRLTYLLLMIMFFYFVLLGISSKFVPELGDMLLSFDPLELLSRLAEKEEVFYFALGVVLSEVFHVFLDLLTSWLKRFKI; encoded by the coding sequence GTGGCACTGGGAAGAGCCCATGACTTTGTAAACTTGCTTGCACTTCCTGCTTGTCTTTATTTCGTTCCAAAGGATTTCTATCTTCCCTTCGTAGGAGGCTACCTTTTGGGAACTTTTCTTCTCTCTCCAGACCTTGACCTTCCTCGCTCAAAACCCTCCAAGAGATGGAAGGCAATGAGATTTATATGGAAACCCTACCAAGCTCTTTCAAAGCACAGGGGTGCATCTCATATTCCAATTCTTGGGACTTTTCTCAGGCTCACATACCTTTTGTTGATGATTATGTTTTTCTACTTTGTCTTGCTTGGAATTTCTTCTAAGTTTGTGCCTGAGCTGGGGGATATGCTTCTTAGTTTTGACCCTCTTGAGCTTCTCTCAAGGCTTGCGGAGAAGGAGGAGGTCTTCTACTTTGCACTTGGCGTGGTTCTTTCTGAGGTTTTTCATGTCTTCCTTGACCTTTTGACCAGCTGGCTTAAAAGGTTTAAAATATAG
- the recJ gene encoding single-stranded-DNA-specific exonuclease RecJ, with translation MKGLSGKEWVLLSDIIKPENTLSQRLGILKAQILANRSLGEEALESKLKRLIPPFGIPNIQEAVELIGSYVKKGRRIVIFGDYDVDGITGTAILYDLLKKAGAKVVPLLPSRKRGYGLTRELVIKLSRYADLLITVDNGSTAVEELSHATIPTIVLDHHNISEIMPRALVVNPKLGEGRELKEISSSGLAFYMSALLKKSLDLDLDVRHYLHLASMGTVADVMPMNLVNRIIVSNGIRLLNHVLRGEFQAPGIRLLMERSGIRDEISSRDIAFSLAPRLNAPGRVAKPYVALKLLLEKDEEKAKMLVERIDKLNQQRRQLSQLALEKAMEQAILQKEESVIIVKLEEWAGGVAGIVAGRLANMFTKPTVVISIGKEYSSASVRGTEGMDVHSVLKKLSHLFIKWGGHSTAAGFTIRTEDIPHFENLARLLFSEITSEEGKLYIDMELPLDCVNRELYEVIRDLEPYGEGFPEPLFLSEPLSLKPVGGNGERLLLRANRFNLLSWDDTINKKVYTLTSKRKRIVYQLDRKRPNTLMLVDMEA, from the coding sequence ATGAAGGGTCTTTCTGGAAAGGAATGGGTGCTTTTGAGTGATATTATAAAGCCAGAAAACACTCTATCTCAAAGGCTTGGAATATTGAAGGCTCAGATTCTTGCCAATAGAAGCCTCGGGGAGGAAGCTCTTGAAAGCAAGCTAAAAAGGTTGATTCCACCCTTTGGTATTCCAAATATACAGGAGGCGGTTGAACTCATTGGGTCTTATGTAAAAAAGGGTCGTAGGATAGTAATCTTTGGGGATTACGATGTGGATGGTATAACGGGCACTGCCATACTTTATGACCTTTTGAAAAAGGCAGGTGCAAAGGTTGTCCCTTTACTTCCCTCAAGAAAGAGGGGCTATGGGCTTACAAGGGAACTTGTCATAAAGCTAAGCAGGTATGCGGACCTTCTCATAACGGTGGATAACGGAAGCACTGCGGTAGAGGAGCTAAGCCATGCAACCATACCCACCATTGTGCTTGACCATCATAACATAAGCGAGATTATGCCAAGGGCTCTTGTAGTAAACCCCAAGCTAGGAGAAGGAAGAGAACTAAAGGAAATATCCTCCTCCGGGCTTGCCTTTTATATGTCCGCACTTCTTAAGAAAAGTTTAGACCTTGACTTGGATGTGCGTCATTATCTTCATCTTGCCTCTATGGGGACTGTTGCGGATGTTATGCCTATGAACTTGGTAAATAGGATAATTGTCTCCAACGGCATAAGGCTTTTGAACCATGTCCTAAGGGGTGAGTTTCAGGCACCGGGTATAAGACTTTTGATGGAAAGGTCGGGCATAAGGGATGAAATAAGCTCAAGGGATATAGCCTTTTCTTTGGCACCTCGCCTAAACGCTCCTGGCAGGGTTGCCAAACCCTATGTTGCTCTCAAACTACTTCTTGAAAAGGACGAAGAGAAGGCGAAAATGCTCGTAGAAAGGATAGACAAGCTAAACCAACAGAGAAGACAGCTAAGCCAATTAGCCTTGGAGAAGGCTATGGAGCAGGCTATTCTTCAAAAAGAAGAGAGCGTCATTATAGTGAAACTTGAGGAGTGGGCTGGTGGCGTTGCAGGTATAGTGGCAGGAAGGCTTGCAAACATGTTTACAAAACCCACAGTGGTAATATCCATAGGCAAAGAATATTCAAGTGCATCTGTTAGAGGAACAGAGGGTATGGACGTGCATTCTGTCCTAAAGAAACTGTCCCATCTCTTTATAAAGTGGGGCGGACATTCTACCGCAGCAGGTTTTACTATAAGGACAGAAGATATACCTCACTTTGAAAACCTTGCAAGACTTCTTTTCTCAGAGATTACCTCAGAGGAGGGTAAGCTATACATAGATATGGAGCTTCCTCTGGACTGTGTAAATAGAGAGCTCTATGAGGTCATAAGAGACCTTGAGCCTTACGGTGAAGGTTTCCCAGAACCCCTATTCTTGTCAGAACCTCTGAGTCTAAAGCCTGTAGGCGGTAATGGAGAAAGACTGCTCCTTAGAGCAAACCGCTTTAACTTGCTTTCCTGGGATGACACTATAAACAAGAAGGTGTATACCCTTACCTCAAAACGTAAAAGGATAGTCTATCAATTAGATAGGAAAAGACCAAATACTCTTATGCTCGTAGATATGGAGGCTTAG
- the murC gene encoding UDP-N-acetylmuramate--L-alanine ligase has protein sequence MFRERVKSFHFVGIGGIGMSGIAQILLEMGYEVSGSDIRENKNTELLRKKGARVYIGHSEKNLEKAQVVVYSSAVSEDNPEIKKAKSLGIPVIPRGEMLAELFRLGEGIAVCGSHGKTTTTSMIAHAFHEAGYDPTVLIGGVLQSFGSNAKLGKDKLIVSEADESDGSFLKLLPTVAVITNIDKEHIGFYRDIEEIKQAFLRFADAVPFYGFVVINADDENCRWVIERTHRRVITFGLREGANYTARELRLIEGRYAFEVWHEEQKLGEVHLGVPGKHNVYNALACISVCHSAGLSFEDIRKALGNFRNAERRLELKGYFHGAPVYDDYGHHPTEIKAVLSAVRDMHPERKILLAFQPHRYSRTFYLFEDFTKVLKEADLCLVTDIYPAGEENLYGVSAKELALKSNALYCPTKENLFEALEERISEEHVVLFMGAGSISKWCEEFLALKRA, from the coding sequence ATGTTTAGAGAAAGGGTCAAAAGTTTTCACTTTGTGGGTATAGGCGGAATAGGCATGAGCGGTATAGCCCAGATACTCCTTGAGATGGGCTATGAGGTCTCTGGCTCGGACATAAGAGAAAACAAAAACACGGAGCTTCTTAGGAAAAAGGGTGCAAGGGTCTACATAGGACATTCAGAAAAAAACTTAGAGAAGGCTCAAGTGGTGGTTTACTCCTCTGCGGTCTCTGAGGACAATCCAGAGATAAAAAAAGCCAAGTCTTTAGGCATTCCTGTTATCCCTCGTGGAGAGATGCTTGCGGAGCTCTTTAGGCTTGGAGAAGGTATAGCGGTGTGCGGTTCTCATGGCAAGACCACGACCACTTCCATGATAGCCCATGCCTTTCATGAGGCGGGGTATGACCCTACTGTCCTTATTGGGGGTGTGCTCCAGAGCTTTGGCTCTAATGCTAAACTTGGCAAGGACAAGCTCATAGTTTCTGAGGCGGATGAAAGCGACGGGAGCTTTTTAAAACTCTTGCCTACCGTGGCGGTTATAACCAACATAGACAAGGAACACATAGGCTTTTATAGGGATATTGAGGAGATAAAGCAGGCTTTTTTGAGGTTTGCGGATGCGGTGCCCTTTTATGGCTTTGTGGTAATTAACGCAGATGACGAAAACTGCAGGTGGGTTATAGAAAGAACCCATAGAAGGGTAATAACCTTTGGACTAAGAGAAGGTGCCAACTATACCGCAAGAGAGCTTAGGCTCATAGAAGGAAGGTATGCCTTTGAGGTTTGGCACGAAGAGCAAAAGCTCGGTGAGGTGCATCTTGGTGTGCCGGGTAAACATAATGTCTATAATGCCCTTGCCTGCATCTCCGTCTGCCATAGTGCTGGTTTGAGCTTTGAGGATATAAGGAAGGCTCTTGGGAACTTCAGAAATGCAGAAAGAAGGCTTGAGCTAAAGGGATACTTTCATGGTGCACCCGTCTACGATGACTACGGGCATCACCCAACGGAGATAAAGGCTGTCTTAAGTGCGGTTAGGGATATGCATCCTGAAAGGAAAATACTTCTGGCTTTTCAACCTCATAGGTATTCAAGGACCTTTTATCTCTTTGAAGACTTTACAAAGGTCCTCAAAGAAGCAGACCTATGCCTTGTTACGGATATATATCCTGCTGGTGAGGAGAACCTATACGGTGTAAGTGCAAAAGAGTTGGCATTAAAGTCCAATGCCCTATACTGCCCTACAAAGGAAAACCTCTTTGAAGCACTTGAGGAAAGAATATCTGAAGAGCATGTAGTCCTCTTTATGGGTGCGGGTAGCATATCCAAGTGGTGTGAAGAGTTTTTGGCACTCAAAAGGGCATGA
- the sppA gene encoding signal peptide peptidase SppA — MKKWLKRLLFFGIIVMVLGFLGSLLSRLPVGDRVAVIKVKGAIIEPDRIVSKIQKAKEDKSVKALVLRVDSPGGSVGASQEIYRALEDFKSSGKPLVVSMGNVAASGGYYISTPSDLIFANPGTITGSIGVIVQHTELKDLLEKLGIRTTAIKTGKFKDTLSPFRDLTPEEKEYLQKTIEDAYEQFLQAILKYRSKKISEQKLREIADGRVFTGRVAKELGLVDELGNLQDAINRAKQMAGVPEARVFYMEDRRGFIRKLMEEGFEGFGWDYPLMLYYLMK; from the coding sequence ATGAAAAAGTGGCTTAAAAGGCTTTTGTTTTTTGGCATAATAGTTATGGTGCTTGGCTTTTTGGGTTCACTTCTTTCAAGGCTTCCAGTAGGCGACAGGGTAGCGGTGATAAAGGTAAAGGGTGCCATAATTGAGCCAGATAGGATAGTTTCAAAGATACAAAAGGCAAAAGAGGACAAAAGCGTCAAAGCCCTCGTTCTCAGGGTAGACAGCCCCGGCGGTTCGGTGGGAGCCTCTCAGGAAATATACAGAGCCCTTGAGGACTTTAAAAGCTCTGGAAAACCCCTTGTGGTCTCCATGGGAAATGTGGCTGCCTCTGGAGGCTACTATATCTCCACCCCCTCAGACCTTATCTTTGCCAACCCAGGGACTATAACAGGAAGTATAGGCGTAATAGTCCAACATACGGAGCTAAAGGACCTACTTGAAAAACTCGGCATAAGGACAACTGCCATAAAGACGGGAAAGTTTAAAGACACCTTGTCTCCCTTTAGAGACCTCACGCCAGAGGAGAAGGAATACCTCCAAAAGACCATAGAGGACGCTTACGAGCAGTTTCTCCAAGCCATATTGAAATACCGTTCAAAGAAGATAAGCGAGCAAAAACTTAGAGAAATAGCGGACGGTAGAGTTTTCACAGGAAGAGTAGCCAAAGAGCTGGGTCTTGTGGATGAGCTTGGAAACCTTCAAGATGCCATAAACAGGGCAAAGCAGATGGCAGGAGTGCCAGAGGCAAGGGTCTTTTATATGGAAGACAGGAGAGGCTTTATAAGAAAGCTCATGGAAGAGGGTTTTGAAGGCTTTGGGTGGGACTATCCTCTAATGCTTTACTATCTTATGAAGTAA
- the lgt gene encoding prolipoprotein diacylglyceryl transferase, translating to MYPVLIEIFGIKIYTYGVLVALGALTAYWLVLRFAKKEGINPNHVENTLLLALLLGIFGGRLSYVIEHPEHVQSLTDIFAIWNGGMNFFGGLAGGVVGAIIGIIKYRLPFWKTADMAVVALSIAHAIGRLGCTSAGCCYGKPFPLDGSVLPGIHFSDKFPFFYVVFSPGAVAPPYMPLYPTQLMEFMGLMAIFLVLLLAYRRKPFDGFVFSLYMLLYGVLRFFLEFFRGVTPPISGIGLTWNQLVALLMIATSIALALWLYREARHEKVA from the coding sequence ATGTATCCCGTGCTTATAGAGATTTTTGGAATTAAGATATACACCTACGGGGTGCTTGTAGCCCTTGGTGCCCTTACCGCCTACTGGCTGGTGCTTAGGTTTGCAAAGAAGGAAGGCATAAACCCAAACCATGTGGAAAACACCCTTTTGCTTGCCCTCCTGCTTGGCATTTTCGGTGGAAGGCTCTCCTATGTGATAGAACATCCCGAGCATGTCCAAAGCCTTACGGATATCTTTGCCATATGGAACGGAGGTATGAACTTCTTTGGTGGTCTTGCAGGCGGAGTGGTGGGTGCGATCATTGGCATAATAAAATATCGTCTGCCCTTTTGGAAGACCGCAGACATGGCAGTGGTTGCCCTTAGCATAGCCCACGCTATTGGAAGGCTCGGATGCACTTCTGCGGGGTGCTGTTATGGAAAGCCCTTTCCCCTTGATGGCTCTGTGCTTCCGGGTATACACTTTTCAGACAAGTTTCCCTTCTTTTATGTGGTCTTCTCTCCCGGTGCGGTAGCACCCCCCTATATGCCTCTTTATCCCACTCAGCTTATGGAGTTTATGGGTTTGATGGCTATCTTCTTAGTTCTTCTCCTCGCCTATAGGAGAAAGCCCTTTGACGGCTTTGTCTTTTCCCTTTATATGCTTCTGTATGGCGTCCTTAGGTTTTTCCTTGAGTTTTTCAGAGGGGTGACGCCTCCCATAAGTGGCATAGGTCTTACATGGAATCAGCTCGTTGCCCTGCTTATGATAGCCACCTCTATAGCTTTAGCCCTTTGGCTCTATAGGGAGGCAAGGCATGAAAAAGTGGCTTAA
- the hisD gene encoding histidinol dehydrogenase produces the protein MRIEDLRNSAWRFNERLNFVRNRGQVLTEEYEHVVKEIIQRVQKEGDKAIIEYTKRFDGLELTSETMEVPYEELERAYNEIEEDVRSALEVAHERIRRFHERQLERSFFTEEEGIVLGNRVLPLERVGIYVPGGKAAYPSTVLMNAVPAVVAGVEEVIMVSPKPNPYTLASAFIAGVSRVYQIGGAQAVAGLAFGTETLPKVDKIVGPGNIFVALAKKLLYGVVDIDMIAGPSEILIIADGSVDPKWTASDLLSQAEHDELAGAFMITTDEEYAREVSQWVEKLLEDFPRREIAQKSIERFGTIFLVEDLYKACEVANYIAPEHLEVLTEEPFALLPYIKHAGAVFLGKYAVEPLGDYVLGPNHTLPTGGTARFFSPLGVYHFLKKSSVIYLSKEGFERVADYAESIAKAEGLFAHYYAVRVRREP, from the coding sequence ATGCGTATAGAGGATTTGAGAAACTCCGCTTGGAGGTTTAACGAGAGGCTAAACTTTGTAAGAAACAGAGGGCAGGTGCTTACAGAGGAATACGAGCATGTGGTAAAGGAGATAATCCAAAGAGTCCAAAAAGAGGGTGATAAGGCTATCATAGAATACACAAAGAGGTTTGATGGTCTTGAGCTCACTTCTGAGACTATGGAAGTCCCTTACGAGGAGCTTGAGAGGGCTTATAACGAGATAGAGGAGGATGTAAGGTCTGCCCTTGAGGTAGCTCATGAGAGGATAAGGAGGTTTCACGAAAGGCAGTTAGAGAGGAGCTTTTTCACAGAAGAGGAGGGTATTGTCCTTGGCAATAGGGTCTTACCCCTTGAGAGGGTGGGTATATATGTGCCTGGTGGGAAGGCGGCATATCCTTCTACCGTGCTTATGAACGCAGTGCCTGCGGTGGTGGCGGGTGTGGAAGAGGTTATTATGGTTTCTCCAAAGCCTAACCCCTATACCCTTGCCTCCGCCTTTATAGCAGGTGTAAGCAGGGTATACCAGATTGGTGGTGCTCAGGCTGTTGCAGGGCTTGCCTTTGGAACGGAAACCCTCCCCAAGGTGGACAAGATAGTAGGTCCCGGAAACATATTCGTAGCCCTTGCCAAAAAGCTCCTCTACGGCGTGGTGGACATAGACATGATAGCGGGACCCTCTGAGATACTCATAATAGCGGACGGTAGTGTAGACCCCAAGTGGACTGCCTCTGACCTTCTCTCTCAGGCGGAGCACGACGAGCTGGCGGGAGCTTTTATGATAACCACCGACGAAGAATACGCAAGGGAAGTCTCCCAGTGGGTGGAAAAGCTCCTTGAGGACTTTCCAAGAAGGGAGATAGCCCAGAAGTCCATAGAGAGGTTTGGAACCATATTCCTCGTGGAAGACCTATACAAAGCCTGTGAGGTGGCAAACTACATAGCACCAGAGCATCTTGAAGTGCTTACAGAAGAGCCTTTTGCTCTGCTCCCTTACATAAAGCATGCGGGTGCGGTTTTTCTTGGCAAGTATGCGGTAGAGCCTCTGGGAGATTATGTGCTTGGACCAAACCATACCCTACCCACAGGAGGGACTGCGAGGTTTTTCTCACCTCTTGGAGTCTATCACTTTCTAAAGAAAAGCTCTGTGATATACCTTTCTAAGGAGGGTTTTGAAAGGGTGGCGGACTATGCGGAAAGCATAGCAAAGGCGGAAGGACTCTTTGCCCACTACTATGCGGTTAGAGTAAGGAGGGAGCCATGA
- a CDS encoding zinc-binding dehydrogenase: MRAVILENFGGVENLRLVEDFPKPQIKEDEVLIRVKAVALNHLDIWVRTGALAIKPELPHILGSDISGVVEKVGSLVRDIKEGDEVVVAPGLSCGVCYECQSGQDNHCRHYDIIGLRSKGGYAQYISVPARNVIKKPKNLSFEEASSYPLTFLTVWNALVNKAHIKPYHRVLIWGGSSGVGVAGIQLAKLFGAFVIATVGSEEKAKRCLELGADMVINHYQEDVVKRVRELFKEGVDIVVDHVGTQTFWKSVECLKRGGKLVFFGTTTGSQAQIDIRYIFVREIELLGVYMGPRADLFKITELFERGLLKPVVDKVFPLEEAQEAHRYLEESRHFGKVVLKV; encoded by the coding sequence ATGAGAGCGGTTATTCTTGAAAACTTTGGTGGAGTGGAGAACCTAAGGCTTGTGGAGGACTTTCCCAAGCCTCAGATAAAAGAGGATGAGGTTCTCATAAGGGTTAAGGCGGTAGCCCTAAACCACCTTGATATATGGGTAAGAACTGGAGCACTTGCCATAAAGCCCGAGCTCCCTCATATACTTGGCTCAGACATAAGCGGGGTGGTGGAAAAGGTGGGAAGTCTTGTAAGGGACATAAAAGAGGGTGATGAGGTGGTGGTGGCACCGGGGCTCTCCTGTGGTGTGTGTTATGAATGCCAGTCTGGTCAGGACAATCACTGCAGGCATTACGACATTATAGGTCTTAGGTCAAAGGGAGGCTACGCCCAGTATATAAGCGTCCCAGCAAGGAATGTGATAAAAAAGCCAAAGAACCTCAGCTTTGAAGAGGCAAGTAGCTATCCTCTCACCTTTTTGACTGTGTGGAACGCTCTGGTTAACAAAGCCCACATAAAGCCTTACCACAGAGTTCTCATATGGGGAGGCTCCTCTGGTGTGGGAGTGGCAGGCATCCAGCTTGCAAAACTCTTTGGAGCTTTTGTTATAGCCACCGTAGGCTCAGAGGAGAAAGCCAAAAGATGCCTTGAGCTTGGTGCGGATATGGTCATAAACCACTACCAAGAGGATGTGGTCAAAAGGGTCAGAGAGCTTTTTAAGGAAGGAGTAGACATAGTGGTAGACCACGTGGGAACGCAAACTTTTTGGAAAAGCGTGGAGTGTCTAAAAAGAGGTGGAAAGTTGGTCTTTTTTGGCACTACCACAGGCTCACAGGCACAGATAGACATAAGATATATCTTTGTGCGTGAAATAGAGCTACTTGGCGTTTATATGGGTCCAAGGGCAGACCTCTTTAAGATAACGGAGCTTTTTGAAAGAGGTCTTTTAAAGCCGGTTGTGGACAAAGTCTTTCCATTGGAAGAGGCTCAGGAGGCTCACAGGTATTTAGAAGAATCAAGGCATTTTGGAAAGGTGGTGTTAAAAGTATGA
- a CDS encoding MraY family glycosyltransferase, whose amino-acid sequence MQEAKLLILVFAFLVSLFINLGIVLLSNKVRTFITDHLHIGPQTFHQKPTPRLGGLAIFLSLCLALPLVFFKDKSLFPLFALILLSSLPAFLAGIIEDLTKSLSPQKRLTIIFLSGLSFVFLTGFSVSKVDIPYVDYLFTLQVFSLLFTAIALAGLVNAYNIIDGFNGLASMTAVLNLLAIAYVAYKHNDLTLLYVSLLIVSAIIGFFVLNYPYGLIFLGDGGAYIIGFLVGALSILLVERNPQVSPWFALMVNSYPVVETLFSMYRRKFLKKFPTMMPDALHLHTLVYRIYTKKFFKAKKSLFRNPLTSTVMWIINLIALIPAIVFHSSSPMLALCFVLYASFYVFLYFRLLRKKMPLWLKDTTY is encoded by the coding sequence TTGCAGGAGGCAAAGCTATTAATCTTAGTCTTTGCCTTCTTAGTTTCGCTTTTCATTAACCTTGGCATAGTCTTGCTCTCTAACAAGGTCAGGACTTTTATAACCGACCACTTGCATATAGGACCCCAAACCTTCCATCAAAAACCCACGCCAAGACTTGGTGGGCTCGCCATATTCCTATCCCTATGCCTTGCACTACCGCTTGTATTTTTCAAGGATAAAAGCCTCTTTCCTCTTTTTGCCCTAATACTCCTTAGCTCCCTGCCTGCCTTTCTTGCAGGCATAATAGAGGACCTAACCAAAAGCCTAAGTCCCCAAAAAAGACTTACCATAATTTTCCTCTCTGGTCTTTCCTTTGTTTTCCTTACTGGCTTTTCCGTCTCAAAGGTAGACATCCCCTACGTGGACTACCTTTTTACCCTGCAGGTCTTCTCCTTGCTCTTTACTGCCATAGCCCTTGCAGGTCTTGTAAATGCCTACAACATAATAGACGGCTTTAATGGACTTGCCAGCATGACCGCAGTGCTAAACCTTTTAGCCATTGCCTACGTAGCTTACAAACACAATGACCTAACTCTCCTGTATGTTTCTCTCCTTATAGTTTCTGCCATAATAGGCTTCTTTGTGCTTAACTATCCTTATGGTCTTATCTTTTTAGGAGACGGTGGTGCCTATATAATTGGTTTTCTTGTTGGTGCTCTTTCTATCTTGCTTGTAGAGAGAAATCCACAAGTATCGCCATGGTTTGCCCTTATGGTTAATAGCTATCCAGTAGTGGAGACGCTTTTTTCTATGTATAGGAGAAAGTTTTTGAAAAAGTTCCCCACAATGATGCCAGACGCACTTCACTTGCATACGCTTGTTTATAGAATATACACAAAAAAGTTTTTCAAAGCAAAAAAATCACTGTTCAGAAACCCTCTTACCTCTACAGTTATGTGGATTATTAACCTAATTGCACTAATTCCCGCAATTGTCTTTCACTCTTCAAGTCCTATGCTTGCCCTATGCTTTGTCTTATATGCTTCTTTCTATGTGTTTTTATACTTTAGACTGCTTCGTAAAAAGATGCCATTATGGTTGAAGGATACTACCTATTAA